A DNA window from Calliphora vicina chromosome 1, idCalVici1.1, whole genome shotgun sequence contains the following coding sequences:
- the Cad96Cb gene encoding protocadherin gamma-B4 translates to MVKRKSVTVGLMVPVKQTDTVESAILDSRCYLEGGGSAESFLASEDLEIGTIIGKLRINGDPDMENGDINLALREKDAPVEIVPGTKDLALAVELDKEGRNGPSSIYVNVICIRRHSTDPSFVIPVNVRVIDVNDNAPQWIGTPYTLTLSEVTVPGTRILQGAKAEDADQQGPFSTVEYQVLTGPYSEYVQFLNPLEGTLVLKKPLDYEQMQNFTVKLRAQDQGTPAKYSDTTLRVVITDADDQNPKFLRETYNAELPTDGRPGELKIRPEPIKAIDQDEGICAPIQYSIVQSQDTKYFRVHPHSGVITLLTPIGYSDLTNGATLVVKATQIDNLDRYALTTVTLARPGGTHSDMSALAFVQKKFHMRIREDTAVGNRILALPTNKPGKHLKYIIPDPVNSQFFSVGSLGEVILSKALDYEKMTRHDFQVFATDGMTNTTAEISLEVIDVNDWEPRFRETHYEFVVPKSQSLQSRIESLEGVMIGKIEAADGDRNDKLELSLRGQHAGLFEIDTTGNIYMRPEQLQTLNDSTIHLIAIATDSGVPPRSTSVPVTVTMEGVALAQASWSSSLLGMFGIIVGLFVVIILSLTCYIVRYKNKTRKTTPTLGRNRVHSHGHSTVSSANLVTHEKVAGNGNGATVTSGNVSVLHMKHNGNITMANPIGNGGFQPSTLGSNMGLGASAILAASLERERERERQRENYAATVRSIVSRASANGQLYEEDEIENDSLCPSHPQSADNNNKKMAWESPSTTASHQTGVTTISCANGSVTNVGVNGSSNLLTATDTMGSSENNLTVYF, encoded by the exons CTGTTGAAAGTGCTATACTGGACTCCCGCTGCTATTTAGAGGGCGGTGGTTCGGCGGAGAGTTTTCTGGCCAGTGAAGATCTTGAAATTGGCACTATCATTGGAAAATTGCGCATCAATGGTGATCCAGATATGGAGAATGGTGatataaatttagctttaaGAGAAAAGGATGCACCTGTTGAAATTGTGCCGGGTACCAAAGACTTAGCTTTAGCAGTTGAATTGGATAAGGAGGGCAGAAATGGTCCTTCCTCGATATATGTTAATGTTATATGCATACGAAGGCATTCAACAGATCCG AGCTTTGTTATACCCGTCAATGTGCGTGTTATCGATGTCAACGACAATGCCCCACAATGGATTGGCACTCCCTACACTCTAACACTTTCCGAGGTAACAGTACCTGGTACTCGTATTTTACAGGGCGCCAAAGCAGAAGATGCCGATCAACAAGGACCCTTTTCCACGGTGGAATATCAAGTACTAACGGGACCCTACTCCGAATATGTACAATTCCTAAATCCACTTGAAGGAACACTGGTTCTTAAGAAACCTTTGGATTATGAACAAATGCAAAACTTTACCGTAAAACTGAGGGCGCAAGATCAAGGAACACCAGCGAAATATTCCGATACCACCCTTAGAGTAGTAATAACCGATGCCGATGATCAGAATCCCAAGTTCTTAAGAGAAACTTATAATGCTGAACTGCCCACAGATGGTAGACCGGGCGAGTTGAAAATAAGACCAGAACCCATTAAGGCCATAGATCAAGATGAGGGCATATGTGCTCCCATACAATACAGTATAGTACAATCTCAAGATACCAAATATTTTCGCGTGCATCCGCATAGTGGAGTGATCACTTTACTGACGCCTATTGGCTATTCCGATCTAACAAATGGTGCTACTTTGGTGGTTAAAGCCACACAAATCGATAATCTCGATAGATATGCTCTGACCACAGTAACTTTGGCTAGACCGGGTGGAACTCATAGCGATATGAGTGCCTTGGCTTTTGTTCAaaagaaatttcacatgcgcattAGAGAAGATACGGCTGTGGGTAATCGCATTTTAGCCTTGCCCACTAATAAACCGGGTAAACATCTGAAATACATCATACCCGATCCCGTGAATTCGCAATTTTTCAGTGTGGGCTCTTTGGGAGAAGTGATTTTATCGAAAGCCTTGGATTATGAGAAAATGACCAGGCATGATTTTCAAGTGTTTGCCACAGATGGCATGACCAATACGACGGCGGAAATTTCTCTGGAAGTTATAGATGTTAATGATTGGGAGCCCAGATTTCGAGAGACTCACTATGAGTTTGTGGTGCCTAAAAGT CAATCTCTACAATCGCGCATTGAGTCCCTAGAAGGCGTAATGATTGGTAAAATCGAAGCTGCTGATGGTGATCGCAATGACAAATTGGAGCTGTCACTAAGAGGTCAACATGCTGGACTTTTTGAAATCGATACTACAGGCAATATCTATATGAGACCAGAACAATTACAAACACTCAACGATTCTACCATTCACCTAATAGCCATTGCCACTGATTCGGGTGTACCACCCAGAAGTACTTCTGTACCTGTTACCGTCACCATGGAAGGTGTGGCCTTGGCTCAAGCCTCCTGGAGTAGTAGTTTATTGGGCATGTTTGGTATTATTGTGGGACTATTTGTGGTAATAATATTGTCTTTAACTTGTTATATTGTacgttacaaaaataaaacacgtaAAACCACGCCCACCTTGGGTCGAAATCGAGTGCATAGTCATGGACATAGTACAGTGTCCTCGGCTAATTTAGTGACTCACGAAAAAGTGGCGGGTAATGGAAATGGGGCCACCGTAACTAGCGGCAATGTATCGGTGCTGCATATGAAACATAATGGCAACATAACAATGGCCAATCCAATTGGCAATGGAGGCTTTCAGCCCAGTACCCTGGGTAGTAATATGGGCCTGGGAGCTTCAGCTATACTGGCAGCCAGTTTAGAGCGTGAACGAGAAAGAGAGCGGCAAAGAGAAAACTATGCTGCCACAGTGAGAA GTATAGTTTCCAGGGCCTCTGCAAATGGTCAGCTCTATGAGGAAGATGAAATTGAAAATGATTCCTTATGCCCCTCCCATCCACAGTCAGCcgataacaataacaaaaaaatggccTGGGAGTCTCCCTCCACAACAGCCTCCCATCAAACGGGTGTCACTACTATATCCTGTGCTAACGGCAGTGTCACAAATGTTGGTGTCAACGGTTCCAGCAACTTGTTAACGGCCACGGATACAATGGGTTCATCGGAAAACAATTTAACGGTGtacttttaa
- the TfIIFbeta gene encoding general transcription factor IIF subunit 2, with protein sequence MSKNDDKDIKVPIVDKELDLSNAGRGVWLVKVPKYIATKWEKAPSNMDVGKLRISKTPGQKAQVSLSLTQAVVKLDPLEEIPTEHILDVSVVTKQTLGVFSHMGPPTAATTAAAKDSKETASQTLDMEKLYMEGRIVQKLECRPIADTCYMKLKLESIRKASVPQRKVQPIDKIVQNFKPVKDHAHNIEYRERKKAEGKKARDDKNAVMDMLFNAFEKHQYYNIKDLVKITKQPIGYLKEILKEVCDYNMKNPHKNMWELKKEYRHYKSDEKKDDDKGSDSDTE encoded by the exons atgtcaaaaaatgacGATAAAGATATTAAAGTGCCCATCGTTGACAAAGAACTTGATCTCTCAAATGCAGGACGTGGTGTGTGGCTAGTGAAGGTACCCAAATATATAGCAACAAAATGGGAAAAGGCACCCTCCAATATGGATGTGGGAAAGTTGAGGATTAGCAAGACTCCCGGACAAAAGGCACAAGTATCGTTGAGTTTGACACAGGCCGTAGTGAAACTAGATCCTCTAGAAGAAATTCCCACTGAACACATACTAGACGTTTCAGTTGTGACGAAACAGACGTTGGGAGTATTTTCTCACATGGGACCACCAACAGCGGCCACCACCGCTGCTGCTAAAGATAGTAAAGAAACAGCTTCGCAAACACTAGATATGGAAAAACTTTACATGGAAGGTAGAATTGTGCAAAAGCTGGAATGTCGTCCCATAGCAGACACTTGTTATATGAAACTGAAATTGGAGTCTATACGCAAGGCATCGGTGCCACAACGTAAAGTGCAGCCCATAGATAAAATTGTGCAAAACTTCAAGCCTGTCAAAGATCATGCACATAAT ATTGAATACCGTGAACGCAAAAAGGCTGAGGGTAAAAAGGCTCGTGATGATAAGAACGCTGTCATGGATATGTTGTTCAATGCTTTCGAAAAACATCAGTACTATAACATAAAAGATTTGGTTAAAATCACCAAACAGCCCATTGGTTATTTGAAAGAGATTCTTAAAGAAGTTTGTGATTACAATATGAAAAATCCCCATAAAAACATGTGGGAATTAAAGAAGGAATATCGTCATTATAAATCAGACGAGAAAAAGGATGATGATAAGGGATCAGATAGTGATACTGAATAA